GGATATACTCCGCCAGCTTCTGCAGGTGAGCTCTGGGACCATCACCTGAAACCAAAAGAGCAGGAGAACATGAATCAAAGTAGACTGTCAAGATGGTCAAAGGCTAACTGGATTTTCAGAGCTGGAAGACAGACTACTTAGGAGCACCTCCTACAGATTCAAAATTTATTTACTACCCACAACTCCCATATATGCCAAGTACCTTAGACTCAAACTACTATGATATTAGTTGGATTGCTGGTTGATCTTAATTTCCTACCATAGGGTACCTACTTGCATGAATCTGAAAAGGAGTACTAAAGACTTAAATGTCTTTAGCTGGTCTCTGTTAGTTTTAAAGTTGATTAATCTGCTTTTCAATTGTGCATAAAGCATCTCCCTCCCATATAGATGCCACTTCTCTTCCATCAATTGAGGTAGACATCAAATACCACTATCCCAAAATTGATTGAAATTACATTGAAAAGTCATACACTAATACACTGAAATATATCTTGAAAAAAGTTGGggttgggagaaaaaaagaaaagtcacatCAGCTACCACACCCTCATCTACACCCCAATGCCACCACTTTTTCTTTAGTTCGTCCCAGAAAACATTAGAATCCCACAAAAGCATCATCTTCCAATCTCCCTTTAGAATGGTGCAAGATAGCAGGTGTTAATCAATTACCACATTGGTCTGCAAACATCACCAATTCATAGATACTACTGTTACCAGCGTAGCTCCCTTTCCTACAAGTTGTGCTTGAACTTCTGTGGAGAGCTAAAAAAATTACTGACAATCTGTCAAATATACAAGTTAATAGCAGCAGCTCTTTGACAGGCACCAAAATATACAGAGTAAACAAACTGCTTTTGAGTAAATACACATGTAACAGCTCtccttctttttgcttttatatacAGAGAGAAGCAGGTTTTGTTATATACAATTCTATTCAGTCTTACCATAGTTAAGATTGCAGAGGTTTCcagcattaagaaaaaaatgtgttcgGAAAAGGTCTCCAAAGCCTCCCCGGCCTGGCCGGAAAGGGAGGGGGGTGTATAGATGTAAGCCTCCAGCCCAGTAGGCTTCTCCTCCCAAATAATCACCTATTTAGGGAAAATGTTGGAATAAAAGCATTTACTGTGGAAGATATTAAAAGAACAAGAACATATCcttaagttattttttattgcacTGCTCTCTCTTTTAGAATGCCACTTGTTTCTAGCTCTCTCCAACTTCACTATTACCAAGTAAAAAATTAGCACTTAAACAATTCTTTAAACCTTCCAAGTGAATTGccctttttcttcattccctCACTGGAACAGCCTGAGGCATGCACCTACTTGTGGTTCATCAGAGACTACCTCCTGAACACCTCTGACATACTTGCCTTagttttaaaaatgggaaattgATACAAATAAACAGTTAGCTTTAAAATATACTGAATACTGAATCCACTGATAACAGCAAGTCAGCAGCAGAGTAAGGAACACAACTCAGGAAGCTCCTGGCTCTCAAAATGCCTTTGATGATCAGATTACCTTTCCCCTAAGCTACCTGAACAGATGCTGTGTCAAATAGAGATTTAATGTGACTGTTGCTATAACCATCTTTTGGGAACTTTTTCAGCTTGAAGGTTGCTTACTAATTAAAGTGACATACTGGCAGTATGCAAGTTTGAACACACACTTGGTTTACAGAAGTAGCTTATGGCTTAACTAAGAACTACCAGGATTTATTCCATTGTGAACTAATATATAACGACAGATCAAAGACATAACACTTCTCAGATTCAAAGTGCAGAATGAGTGCAATTATTTTTAGGCTATACAAAGCTTAAGGACAGAATTTGATTCTTTGTTACACACTAATATTTACAGTATTGTCAGAGGAGTGGGATTTAGAAGTTTCAGACCTTCACTCTGGGGTCCAATGCTGTACATACTGAATCCACGCACGCTTGTTGGTCCACCAAGGTAAAACCTAGTGAATACAGTCAAAAGTTAATTTAATGCTTCACTTGAAAGGACATATTTGAAACTATCTAGCCATACTTCTAACATCGCTTTTCAGAGTTACAAGTAACTTTGTAATAGGTTTagtaaagtatattttaaaaatacaagaaattaaatctaaatCCTGATGCATTtggcaaaaaaatcaaaataaatggaagtattaaaaatcaaaatcagtTTTCCATCACCTACAAAGATCAAAACAGAAAGTTTTCCATCGCTGAAGAAGAATCAGAATACTGTCTGATTCGCTGTTGTAATAATATTGATAGAAATACCGTAGTTAAGATCTATCACACGTGAAGTTGACAGTATTTACTGTAAATAAATTTAAGTCTAAATGGTTTCTGCTAGTGATCTTTAAACACAGGTGTTAGAGGGCAAAACCGCCTCAGAAGCCAACACAGTTATAACATGGCTTTACTTCTAAAAATACCTACACTGTTACCGATGCCTGACAGAAAATTCTGCAGATGGTAAATACCATTTTGCAACCATAAATATTGGCAGGCAGAGCTACTACATAGCAAATTATAAATTTATACTACCTCAATATGAAAATCAAAAGCAGGAGGCGTGGCTTGAGTACTAACATGCAATTAAAGCTAACTAGAAACTTACTTACTTCTCCTCAGAACCAGAACTACTACTGCTTCTCTCTTCTACTATAGAGTTTTCTTTCTACATTACCTGGgttgattgaaaaaaaattaagaaacatttaaaaaacttgCCTATCAGCTATACTGGATGGCTTGTCTCCAATAGGTACTAGCATTCCACCCCAAAGTGATGCTGAAAAAacctttggaaagaaaaataagtcatttATTAATATGTATTACTTAATTTCCCTAAAAACAGAATTAGTAAAATTTCATTGCTCAGTAACAGGCTCAGTAACAGGCAACAGAGATCCCATTAGTCTGACAGTTACAGATGATCACAGTGTATGCATGGATATCACATCATCAGTAATTGTATTTTCAGGAAACTCTTGATCATTGCTGCCCTCTTTCTTTTATGCAGTGCTACATCTTGAAAAAGTCAATACAGCACATTTCAACCCAGTGCTACTTTCACAATAGCTAAAGGGAACACTCATCCAGCTCCtattttcttacaaattttCATGTCTTGAAATAAGACAACACTGCTGACATAAATTAATCCTGGCAATTTTAAACCCATAGAAAGCTAAGTCCAGCAaatagctacaaaaaaaaaatgtataattatTACCTGTCTGTATAAGGCTAGTTAAATGAAACCATCTTCTGCAACTCACTACATTGACATCAAATACACATACATCTTTACTGGTTATCTATACAGTAATTCTTGGGAGCCAAACCACtataataaatacttttaatCATGTGCCTGCTGCCTGTTTACCAACTGGAAGTACTGCTGCCAGATGGTGAAATCTATTGTCAATACCTAGGCTAAAGGTGTTGACTAATTTCTCTAATTTTACAGCACACTCCTGCTACCTTCTGCCCTGAGAGTCCCTAGGTGCCTGCCCCGCCATTACCAGATGTGAACTCGTAATGTGGTACATGCATATTTGGTTACACAATACACAGCATGTGCAAAAGCCAGTTGCAGGCAAGTCTACACTCATGACCAAGGATCACATAAAATTACGTACACCGTGTGATGAGATACGCTTCACCTTCATTCACAGTGTAGGCCTATTATCAGTCATGGGAAAGAGCAAAGCCCTCTTTGCATAGCCATTAAATTACTTCACAGGAGAACACACTGTCTTTCTCAACTGAAGCTCAGCAAATAAATGTCAGATGACTAGAAGTGCACTCCTCAGGCAATGCCTTTTCTTCCACCACATGGAAGGTGCAAATGTAAAGATGTAGTAAGAAAGAGGTATAGCAATAGCCTTAAAATGCCCTTCTGCATTGGCTTCACTGGTCTAACTCAAGAACTTAATTGCACCGAGTCACCTAAGAATAAAAGCATGAAACAGCAGACCAACAGATCCTTACAGCACCAGTGCATTACATCTGCATTACAGAAGTAGCTTGGAGTTTTTCCGTTGTACTGTTGGCATAATGCTAACATTCTTCCAGTCTCCTACAATTTCTTCATTATTCCAGTACTTCTTAAAAAGCTATCAAGAGGCAGAGATCTTCTcaatgcttttttgttttggggctttttctAGTATGTTGGGATGCAAATTATTGTaatctctgatttttaaatcttcatAATGGAAGTTGCTGTTTAATTCCCCATTCAGTTATGATACAAGAACTTACTGCACCATCTCCAAGTGATAAAGAACTTCTTTCTAAATacaggcagaaatatttctagtaTATAGTTAAATTCTTATTTCACTAAGCAGAAAAACACCTATTTCCACCTAATACTAGCTCTATGCTGTTATAGATGCCTGAAACTTAAGACCTCTGTGTTCTGATAAGAAGCTGGAGTACATTAAACATGAAGTTGAAGCGGAGTTATCTAGTGTAATTTCCTCTGAAGGAAATACAGTTGGTATACACAAGAACTGCTCTGCCAACCAAACCAAGACTTCTCCGTGATGATGATATAGGAGTTTGCTTCAAAACCGCACAGTTACTCCAAACCAAAGTACTAACATAGACACCATGCCATAAAAGCTGGGACATGCTCTGCCTACATGGTGGCACACCGCGGTCTTATAAATTTGTCATACTACCACATGTCTCTCTTATTGGAACTTAAATTGTTTATTGTGCACAAATATGAAGAAGTTCAAAATGTTGCAGTGCAAGCTTAGTGTTGTAGTGAAAGCAGCCTTCCCATTCTTGCCCAATAATTTTACAtagaagaaataattacatGGTATGATACCAAAACTAGTAGTCATACTAATGAcaaatgacaaaagaaaactaaaccaaGACTAGTCAGAATATTCATAACTAGGTGAAAGAGACAGAACAAAGGCTCTAGTAAGTCTCTGAAAAATCACTCTTAAGAAAAATGACAACATTGACATGCCCAACATTACTTCCGAATGGAAAATCGTTCATATAGCTAACTGTCAGACAAGTCATTCTTTCCAAAATGCCCACTTCTCAAGTGACTGGGCACAGCAGGAATGtcaggttaaaaataaagagtatttcacttccaaaaaaacaaatcaagatATCTACACCATCCATCTTTGTCACTTCCTCAGATCAATtactaaaatatcttttaaaaaattaccgAATCCCAGAGAAGTTGCTTATTCAACTGAAATTCAAAATCCTCTTTTAGAAAGCTCACGTCTCCACCTGTATAGCCAGCCAACTCCTGCAAAGACATAAGTTTATGAAAGTTATAACGGATATGAGATGTTTCTTCCCCCCAAAAGTTCATCATGTCTGCATCAGCATAAGCAGTGTTTTCTGTACAAGTAATACAGATACACTGGTATGGAGAGACAACTGAATTTTGGACCAATGAAAAAACACGCATGACCCTCAGAACAATGAACAggatttttctcccccaaacAGTAAACCAGGCTATTGCTTTCTAAACCATTTTGGAAATAATAGCAAAACAGAATGGAGCTGGAAAATGCAGCATCTGAAATCAAACCTCTTACTATATTTACCTAGGACCTGAGAAGATTTCATATGTACTAAAGCAGGGCTGAAAAACAAGACAGCATTACACCAGTgctagttgaaaaaaaaaaaaagtgactgaatCAGCATTAGAGGCAGCATCTAACAAATACTACGTTAACTAAACCCTTAGTTATAACCACCCTTCTCACTCAGAAACAGAATAGTTCACTGCTGATTACAGGAACAGTAGCACTTCCAGTTCTAATGGCATTTCAAAGCAATCTGCTTCTAAAGCATTGCAGAAGTTAATGCTTCTGAAGTATTAACCTGTACAGCAGAAAAGCCAGCTTTTCTAAAAGCTCTGAAAGTAACAAGAGAGAAAACCATTTTCTGTGCCAAAATGATACATGTGTATGCCTTTGAGAGTTATTTTTACCcagtctttcatttttaattctcagACTTTCAACTTTCTAAGTAGCAACAGGGCCACAGTCTAGTAGTCTTACGTTACAGTGTTAGAAAACAAGGACTAATACCTACTGTAAAGTGTAAATACTGTCAGGGATAATGTTTCTCagctaataaataatttaatgctAATGGCAAGATAAAATGGCTGTGCTGTTTGACCAATGGTATACAAATGAAAATTTGCCACCATAAAAAAGGTTTCATGATTTTAAAAGGCACACACTGGAAAGATAAAACGACTGGTCATCACTGTACCCTAGACAATTTACGATTAATTTCTAACTTTAGACATTTTTAACATGAACATCAATTAGATAAATTAAGACTTACTCAAACACACTTACAGATAAAATCCAATAATAGCATAAGTGATTGAATATTACCTGATTAATTTTCAGCAAAGCACCTCGTTTTGGTAAGATTGAGGAGTTCCGGGAATCAATTACCATGGCATGCTGAAAAGAatcaaacaattatttttaggTTCACATATCTATTGAATACCACAGAGTGACACTATTATTTTCCTTCAACTGTGCAAACAGGGGAAGATAATCACAGCTCCAGCTAAGGCTAGTGTAGCTTCATGGATTTGGGAACAATATACCTACAGACCAGCTTAGTTTTGAGTTTAGAGGACACAtgaaatacatacatttatatCTTTTGGCCATGGTATACAccaaaaatacagcagcaacAATGCCCCAGTGTAAATCACCAATTTTGTGAGAGTAACCTGCAAATAGTTATCTCCTACAATTTGTAAGCTACACGTTAAAGATGACAAGTGATCAACATCACTATAGGAAACAATATTTAGAAAAGGCACAGCAACTGTAGGCTGAGGAAATTCACTGATCCTGTCTTCTACAAAACAAGACAATTCTGCAAAAAGAGATGGCAGATGACATGGAGGGAGGCCCTGCAGAAAGAACAAGCCAGCCTATGCAACAGTCAAAATGCAACAGTCAACTATGAAAATACGTTTTCTCTTTGGACCTCCTGGATGGCTCTGTGTGAATgaccaaacacagaaaaagatgtTTGAAGTAAAACACACTACCTACTAAGACAAAAAGCTCCTTTGGTATCATTCATAAGTATTAGATGAttcaaaataatgtgttttaaaaaactatCAGGAAAAAGCCTTACAGAGAGAGAAGATTTAAGAGAATGTCCACTTTCTTCTCGAACGGAAAAGGATGCTGTTCTAGCAAGGCAGCCAAGCTCTCTCCACACACCCTCCCACTTCAGTGTGTGATTGGTCTTCCAGATTGGAAACTACAAATAAAGAATTGAGTAAGACATGAAAAAACTTTTGTTACAAAATTGAAATAAACATTTCCCtaaaaaatctttctctctaAAGTTTTTTTATACATGAGtctatgctttttctttccacactTCTTCGATCAGAGAGAAAcccttttttcatttcagactaATGCTAATTCTGCTCCAGCCAAGACAGTTTCTCCAAGTAGGTGCACACTACTTAATCCAtcccaaatgaaaaatatcttgaaTTGGGCTGACACAGTGAACAAGGCAACCAGCTGCCTCTCTGAACTGATActtcaaacattaaaaatttggagaaaaacacattggTATTTTTATATGGCCAAAATAAGATTGAATTCTAACAAAAAGACTAAGGTGTATTAcctctgtcattttaaaattgttgaCCTCTTTCAAATAATGACAAGTTAGCCCTGTGCACAGGTGTTTCAATCATTAAAAAAGTAATCTAAGTATTTGCAAAAGCCAGCTGTGACCTGAATTAAATGTGAAAGATGTGTTCCACAAACACTTGCACTACACTTACATTAAATTCTGTTGATATTCCTCTATCAGTTTCACGAAGAGAGCTCCAAGGGAACTGTCCAGTTACTTTATACAGGttaactgaaaaactgaaacacattaTTGGTAGGTTTGAAAATGAAACTATTTAAGTAGGTGGAGTTTTAAATTATCATAAAAACTTGAGAAACCAGCTCTGCTATATTATTAACAGACCCTCAGGAAAGGAATACATTTAATTATTACTCAATGAAAGATCTTATTAATGGTTTTATATTCCTTCACTAAAAAAAAGTAGTACTCAAAAATGCATCCCCTACTTTCTTTCAAAGTTTCCAGGCTGTGGTTTGAAGAATGACAGGCCATATGAAGTTTCCTTTGTTCCGTAGGAGAACTGGAAGGTTACCTTTTCAGCACGTCCAAAGAGATTTGGGAACTTGAGCCCAAGTACctatggaaaattaaaaaaaaaaaaaaaaaacgactCACATTTCATATAGTTTGATGTCTTGCATCTTAATAGTATGCTGAAGACAAGCATATCTAccaaaagaatgagaaatgaagacataaaaatacttgtaactgaatatttcttttaagttagATTTCTCTTTGCACTGGCAGCAAAAGCCATCACAGTAGCACAAGTTACAGTTAATCACCTAATTTTTATTGCTCTCCAGTAGCTGCTGACTTAATCTGCATTCTCACTGTATCATCAGTACTGCTATTCTTTCAAGCAAAATCTCTCAGCCAGTCTCAAAGCCCAGGAGAATAAGTCTTTGGCATAACAAGCAGCTGCTCTGGAACTGCAAACCTTCTAGCTGATCATCAGGAAAACTACTTGTCAGGTAGGGTTCATCAGAACCACAGCAATAAGCCAATGGAAAATTATCAATACAGAGCCACTTccctgtatttttgttttgagtaACAAGATACTTTTGCAATCAGTCCTGATGGCAGTACAACGTACCTATACAATTCTCCAGAAACTAGTTAAACACTTTTGCCTGTTCTGACACAAATTCCTTGTACCCCTTTGGCAGCTCTTGGCCCTTTGGCAGAAAGGATAGAGGTTTCCTCCAAGCACAAACACACTACCAGGAGTGTTCTATTGTTGTGtgttctattttaaaagaatgtaaaaaagcTAACAAATCCTGACTGCCTTTGTCTAACAGCTATTGGAAGCGAATCAGTCACCTGAACGTTGTGATGATGGCTACTATGCAATTATCCAACTAACCATAAAGGTCTGTTAGTATGAAATATTAGATCTATAGGCTTCACATGAATTTAAGGGATTAGAATAAATGTCAAATCTATTTAATTCTTCAGGAAACCT
Above is a genomic segment from Nyctibius grandis isolate bNycGra1 chromosome 5, bNycGra1.pri, whole genome shotgun sequence containing:
- the SAMM50 gene encoding sorting and assembly machinery component 50 homolog gives rise to the protein MGTVHARSLEPLPVGGTDFGALGEEAELVEVEPEAKQEILENKDVVVQHVHFDGLGRTKDDIIMYEISDVFKAKNLIDVMRKSHEAREKLLRLGIFRQVEVLIDTCQGDDALPNGLDVTFEVTELRRLTGSYNTMVGNNEGSMVLGLKFPNLFGRAEKVTFQFSYGTKETSYGLSFFKPQPGNFERNFSVNLYKVTGQFPWSSLRETDRGISTEFNFPIWKTNHTLKWEGVWRELGCLARTASFSVREESGHSLKSSLSHAMVIDSRNSSILPKRGALLKINQELAGYTGGDVSFLKEDFEFQLNKQLLWDSVFSASLWGGMLVPIGDKPSSIADRFYLGGPTSVRGFSMYSIGPQSEGDYLGGEAYWAGGLHLYTPLPFRPGRGGFGDLFRTHFFLNAGNLCNLNYGDGPRAHLQKLAEYIRWSYGAGIVLRLGNIARLELNYCFPMGVQSGDRICDGVQFGAGIRFL